The Pseudomonadota bacterium region TGTACCCTCGGCCATGGTGCCAGGTGGAGCAGTCACTCGCGTCGAGGAGCAGATCGATATTCTTGGTGTAACGGGGACCGGCTCGGCTCCCGAACCGGCTCGGCACGCAGATGACATCCCAATATTGTAGCACAAGCCCCAGGCTGTAGGATCCACGCTGTGGGGCGTCCCGGGGGCGTCCCGGGCCTTGCCAAACTGGTATCGGGACGCCTTCAGCGGCCAGGTCCAGAACACGCGGCGCGTTCCTAGTTGTTGACGCCTCGTTCTGTACGACATATTGTATGACAAATGGCCGGATCCAGAACCGATGCCCGGGTCATCGCTCGTCTCGACGAAGAGGAGCAGGCCCTTCTGCGGCGCGCGCGAGCGGCAACCGGAAAAAACAACAGCAGCATCATCAAGGCTGCGCTACGCCTGTATGCACAGACGTTGCCCGACAGGAGCGCCCTGGAGATCTTCGAGGACTGTGGACTGGTTGGCGCCAGCTCAGGTCCAACGGATCTCTCGGAGAACTACAAGGGGCGGCTCGACTTCTCGAGCAAGCACCACAAACGATGATCCTGGCCGACACCGGATTCTTCGTCGCGCTCACCATCAAGAGCGACCGGCACCATCCTGCGGCAGTGACGGCGCTCGGGCGCTATCAGAGCGAAGGGTTGGTCACCACGTGGCCCGTGCTGACAGAAACGATACACCTCCTGCAACGGGAGGCTGGTCCCGCCGTGGCACGCAAGCTCCTGATCGGTATCGACTCGGGCGCTGCACGCATCTTTGACCTGACGGCCGCTCACTTGCCTCGGGTACTCGAATTGATGGAGAAGTATCATGGGCTACCGATGGACCTCGCCGACGCCTCCCTGGTCGTTTGCGCCGAGGTGACGGGTGACGGGAGGATTCTCTCCACCGATGCGCGGGATTTCGGCGCTTATCGCTGGAAGCGGCGCAAGCCCTTCAGCAACCTCCTGAAGGTCTAGCACTGCCCTTCGTTGTCCATTTTGCTGCGACCTTCCTGCCCCTGTCAGCGCCAGGCGCAACGCTGATTGCATCGCTTTGACCGCCTTGGTCTGCTTGGCCGGCGTAGCTGCGAAATGTGCGCGCGGTGGTCATGCGCGGCGCCTTGTGGTTGTCTTGCTTGTAGCAGCGGTTGCGGCGGCGATCCGCCGCGGAGGTCGAGCAAGCAGCTTACGCGGGCGTTCGAGCTCTGTCAGCACGAAGCGCTCCGGGTCGTCTGGAGGTGTCGGGCCGTGCGCTATCGCCAGTACGCCGGGCCGCATGCCCCGCGCGAGGCGCCCGAGGCTCGTGCCGAGCCCGAGCGCCTGCGCACCAAAACTCGTGGCCATGGCGATGCAGGTGCGCGCGGAAAGCCGAGGGAAGCGGCCCTGCAAGGTCGCGGCTTCGGCCAGCACATCGAGGTTGGTATTCGAAGCCAGCGAGTCGCTGC contains the following coding sequences:
- a CDS encoding PIN domain-containing protein — protein: MILADTGFFVALTIKSDRHHPAAVTALGRYQSEGLVTTWPVLTETIHLLQREAGPAVARKLLIGIDSGAARIFDLTAAHLPRVLELMEKYHGLPMDLADASLVVCAEVTGDGRILSTDARDFGAYRWKRRKPFSNLLKV